A region of Oryctolagus cuniculus chromosome 3, mOryCun1.1, whole genome shotgun sequence DNA encodes the following proteins:
- the LOC138849152 gene encoding YLP motif-containing protein 1-like produces MHLRSNSNSLTQDGPFHAHSNPQPRVQPLSCGPAMPLSDTPRPCPRQSATPRACPHCPPLPGLPTAVHYSRACPWLSTTPRPPLPSLPTLSTTPRPCLVTGRASPPLPCSAGCRELQAAALSQGRGPPPTCPLPHFPLLSPSLVLVPDACHQGLCLCRLQPLPPASGTSSRPSALASEHSLRPRVGDVLPQRTEAAVWARPPFRAPEQQVSERRAEVHSPAESTLLHQGDVSRANLSVYDKANWVARLRTCRGSPHTPPGLFSRPEHGGNVPCHEELLWDYLKNSSQVHLCALQGSHALPAVFPLGLPAAWLCAPLQRRLFYLSASRLTQRCPQYLWPCERQLCCDHQLALWLSPWLPRPREAVACPGG; encoded by the exons ATGCATCTCAGATCCAACTCGAACTCCTTGACCCAGGATGGGCCCTTTCATGCACACAGCAACCCTCAGCCCCGAGTACAGCCCCTGAGCTGCGGCCCTGCCATGCCC CTATCCGACACTCCCCGACCCTGCCCACGGCAGTCCGCCACTCCCCGGGCCTGCCCACACTGTCCACCACTCCCGGGCCTGCCCACGGCTGTCCACTACTCCCGGGCCTGCCCATGGCTATCTACCACACCTCGGCCAccactcccctccctgcccacgcTGTCCACCACTCCCCGGCCCTGCTTGGTGACCGGAAGGGCgtctccacccctcccctgctctgccggctgcagggagctgcaggcagcggctctgtCCCAGGGACGAGGGCCACCTCCCACATGCCCCCTGCCTCATTTCCCACTGTTGTCTCCAAGTCTCGTGCTGGTCCCGGACGCCTGCCACCAGGGTCTCTGTTTGTGcaggcttcagcccctgccaccagcTTCCGGCACCAGCAGCCGCCCGTCAGCTCTTGCGTCTGAGCACAGCCTGCGGCCCAGAGTGGGGGACGTTCTCCCACAGCGCACAGAAGCTGCGGTGTGGGCGAGGCCGCCCTTCAGGGCCCCTGAGCAGCAGGTGTCAGAGAGGAGGGCCGAGGTGCACAGTCCAGCTGAGAGCACGCTGTTACATCAGGGCGACGTGAGCCGGGCGAACCTGAGCGTCTACGACAAAGCGAATTGGGTAGCTAGGCTGCGCACGTGCAGGGGAAGTCCACACACCCCTCCCGGCCTGTTTTCCCGCCCGGAACATGGGGGAAATGTTCCCTGCCACGAGGAGTTACTGTGGGATTATTTGAAAAACTCAAGCCAGGTGCATCTCTGTGCCCTGCAGGGTAGCCATGCACTTCCTGCTGTCTTCCCGCTCGGCCTCCCTGCCGCCTGGCTGTGCGCCCCTCTGCAGCGACGCCTGTTCTACCTGTCGGCCTCACGCCTCACCCAGCGCTGCCCACAGTACCTCTGGCCGTGTGAGAGGCAGCTCTGCTGTGACCatcagctggcactgtggctgtcACCGTGGCTGCCCCGGCCACGTGAGGCCGTGGCGTGTCCTGGTGGGTGA